gttattaataCCAATTGCTCATTAAACATATAActatatttctttaaagtAACTTTCTAgctttataaaaattacagaaatatttcagtttaaaaacattttaaacTTGAAATAGCACACTTAATCGTATTTAAGATTTAGTAAAGACTCTCCACAAATACCTCATAAGTTTAAGACTAGGAACTTCTTTCAAAGCAGAGTAATTTACTCGGTCAACGGAGACATAAACAAGTTTTCTATCacttatttaattttctaaaatataCACCAGTCAAATGCTAGAAGAAACTTCAAAATATAGGctaaattacaaatataattaataagcTGCAAGAAGTTGAATACTGTATTTTAtacttaataaaatatattaaagaatatatatatgtctCCAAACATTCCCCACTTGAACCGCATTATATGCCTTTATCACTACATTCTTCACCTTTCAGGATCTCATTTTGGAAGTCCGTTCTTTTTACGCGATGAGTGTCCTCCGTTACAatctatataaaatttcagTTTCGTGGCACAGAAGTAAAATTTGCATATTACCTAGTAAAAGTTTAAACATATAATCATTCCATTGCCGATACCAAAACCAGCTAGGTATCCTACTAcatatttaagaaatataatatatataggtAAATTATGGATcctttgaaaaatagaaaagacagacttaataaaaaaagattaaacaATAATGCTATAATACCAAATGAAAGGCCTGAATCTGATTCAAAAAAGAGCAAAAAACTAGTCACTAGACCttccaaaaaatataaatttgcaccaattaataatacgGGAATGAGACGCCCTACTGACGGAGtattaaaaacaatttcTGTGGCCAAAATACGAAATACCTCAAACAAAGCCACTAATTCTTTAAACTCTAAAAATGACCTTACCCTTCTAGAATACCCCAAACCAGCAATCAAAGCTGTTAAATCCCAGTCTGACTCTGACATAAAATCTACCACGATTTCAGCTGCggatataaataaatcaaagaaaatatcAGCACATACGCATTCTTTAACAGACCTAAGTCGTCCGGATTTTGCACCATCTCAAGAAGTGATTTGGAATTATCAACCACCAGAGAAAGACATTTCTTTGCAAGAACCTATTCTCGAGTCTGATGGGGAAAATGAATTGTTAGTTAATATTACTACTGATGTAGAAGAAAGTATAAATGGCAAGGTACCGTCTACTCCAGGTGTTCCTCAATATTTGAGAGGTGCATTAAATTTCTCTACcattgattttaataaaaaccaGTCATCTCCTCCTCGAGTAATACAACCTGAAAAAGATAACAAGATTAATGAACTGAACTCAGCAACTGACAGATCTgaatttttgaaacaatCTTATAGagatattgatgatatcTTGGGGGACataaaagataattttccaattgaGACTTCTCCACCACCGATCACTAGACTACAGTCTTCTCCatcaagaaataaaataaatattcaagaaCAAGttgtaaaaaataaattatcgTTAAGCTCTGATAATTGCATagatgacgatgatgatTCGCTAATTGATATACTTACCCAAATGAATACCGATAATTCTAATGTAAAACAGACTACTATGAATTCTAATATACCCAAAGAAGAACCAAATATTCTATCTAGTTCAATTTCTTCCCATAAAAGTGCCGTTCAACCAAATATATCTGCAGAACCAGcttatatttcaaaaaatgtCATTGCTGATTCTACATTACAAGCTGAGTTTCAGTTAGATAATAACCAATCTGCCAAGTCCCacaattttgaagaaaattcCGCACAAATTCACAAGGCAACccttaatttaatatcaaaaggtaattctattaaaaatactgAATTAgcaaaaagtaaaaattgCAATAGTAATTTATCagttgaaaatattgacaTGTTAGATTCCGATGATAGCTTAGAAGATTCTCTTATAGGGTTTTTAGAAGAACGACCTCGAACGCAAAGATTACAAACTATACCTACTCTTTTACAATCTCAACCGaatgataataatcataTGAATACAATTTCATCTACTAATGAATCCCCAGATGTCAACTCGGAACTATCCGAATTTGCAAAATGTGCTGTTGAAAGAAAAGGAGTAGTGCGACTTGTTattaaatctattaaagaattgCAGTTACCTAAAATAGGATTGCAGAAGATTCTCACTTGCAttgataaagataataaaacaGTTCCTGTAATTGTACGTAGTCCATGGGTAATCTGTGATTATGCGGAGAAAGATgttattcatattatagaaggaaaaaatataatgaataaaaGGTTATTATCTGATGATAAAGATCCAAAAACAGGTTTAATTAAcgataatattttaatactaAATCCTGATTTGCTTTTGTCAGCTACAACAATCGGCACTGCCATTGATTGTCAAAGAAGAGCTGTAATCCAATCGCTATTTAAAGATTCCGGCGGTGAGCCAAGCCTGCCTATGACTATCGGTAATATTGTTCATGAATTAATACAAGAAGGAATTAAGCATAAAATACagaataattcaataactacgaaatatttacaaaataaccTTACTTCATTactagaaaataataaattttcgATTCTTATATGTAATTCAAGCATTGATGAGGTcagaaaagaaattgaaaccAATCATCTTAAGAATGTTTATGAATTTTTAGACAAATGTATTGatacaataaataaaggCGAGCCTATTCCTGTATCCGGAAGCTCTAAAACAGAGCGTATGGCAATTTCAAacattattgatattgaagaaaatatttggtCTCCCATGTATGGCATTAAGGGATTTTTGGATGCAACAGTCGAAATACGCAATGCAGCAGGTAAGACAATTGCTccatttgaaattaaaactggtaaattaagaaatatatcgCATGAAGCACAGGGGTTTGTATATACGATGTTGTTGAATGATAGATATGAACTTCCTATTGAATTTTgtcttttatattattctCGTGATTCTCACATGACTAAATATCCAAAGATACTAAACCATTTAAAACATCTTATTCTATCCCGTAATATAGTGAGTACCTATTTAAAGtatcaattgaatgaaCTAACCAATAGTAGACAATTTAGAATGCAACTTCCACCTTTACCCCACAGTTCAAAGTGTGAAAAATGTCCTATTAAACAACAATGCATGGTACTTGATAAATTGCTTGgtgataatgaatttaccATGAACTCCTCTTTAAAAGAAgattattcattaataacaaATCATTTATTGGAAAATGAACACAAGTACAGAACCTTTTTTCAGtattataatgatttaattacTAAGGAAGAATCAAGTATAAGCTCCctaaataaagaaatgtTTTTACTGGATTCCAAAACCCGTGAATCTTTGAGCGGTAAATGTTTGTCACAGCTGACAGTAACGGGATGGACTAAAAATTCAGACAGGCAGGaatcatatttatatacatTTGCCCGATCTAATTCAGATAAAGAGCATAATTTTCTCTCTTCACATCTTGTAGAGAATGATATGGTAATTATTAGTGATGAAAATGGTCACTTTTGTCTTTCCCAAGGCATTGTTCAGAATATAACGAATTCAATGATTACAATATTGGTAAGAAGAtctcttttaaataataagagAGACCAAACCAATGGTAGTATTGGGTCAAATAGTATTCAAAGTGTTTTCTCGATCCCTGTTACTCAAGAAGAAGCCTTACAGACCTTGAATGCTGTAACATATAGAATTGACAAGAATGAAGTACATCAAAGCTTAGCTATAGCTCGTTTCAATTTacttaatttatttttacctCCTGTTGATGCTAGTGAATTTATCGAAGATCCCACTAGTAGGAAAGTTAGATTAATCAAACCAAGTGAAGGAGGTGATCTGAATATGAGAAGAATTCTAGTAGATGATATAGAACCTAGATTTACACCAATGGAACATAAGCCATTAGTTAGATATGATAAGTCTCTTTTATCTCATTTTAATGAAGACCAACTTACAGCTATTGATAAAGTAATGAGAACAGAGGACTATTCTTTAATTCTTGGGATGCCAGGTACAGGTAAAACTACTGTTATTGCTAcgataattcaaattttagtTGCTGCTGGAAAAAGTGTATTGCTGACATCCTATACTCATTCTGCAgtagataatattatattaaaattgaaaaacatCAAAAAATCGCAACTTGTTCGACTAGGTTCTCCTAATAAGATACATCCAAAAGTCTTGAAATTTATACCAGCTTATGAAAATTCGGAGActtttaatgaaataatgaatGATATAAATGACAAATCAATAGTTGCCACCACATCGCTAGGTATAGGGCATCTATTATTTTCGATGAGAGAAAAAGATTTTGATTATGTGATCCTTGACGAAGCAAGTCAAATATCTATGCCTGTTGCACTAGGTCCGTTACGTTATGGgaagaaatttattatgGTTGGCGATCATTATCAGTTACCTCCATTAGTTAAAAACGAAGTTGCAAGATTAGGTGGATTAGCCAAATCACCATTTGAGATTTTATGTGAGAAACATCCAAACGCCGTGATTAATTTGACATTTCAATATAGAATGAACAAAGacataatgaaattatctAACTTCTTAATATacgaaaataaattgaaatgtGGGTCTGAAAAAATTGCGAATCAAAAACTGGATATCCATTTCAACTTAAATGAAACTAGTAAAGATTCACTTAAAAAGTATCAAACCAAtaagaaagaaaataattggaTCAGAGAGATATTAGAACCTGAAAGAAGGgttgtatttttaaactaCGATAATTGTTTAGATATTCAAGAGACCAGTCTAAATGATAGCATCAGTAACGATGGGGAAGTCGCAAtcataaaaaatatcattgaCGGGAAAATGATTTATGACAATGGGAGTTACGATAAAAACGATGATATTGGTATCATGGCTCTTTATAGAGGACAATTAGGTAAGTTGAAGAAAAGATTTGACGATGAAAAATACCATGGACTGGAGATATTAACTGTAGACCAGTTTCAAGGGCGTGATAAAGATCTTGTTGTAATTTCGATGGTAAGATCTAACGAGCGATTGCAAGGTGgccaattattaaaagaactGAGAAGAGTAAATGTGGCGATGAGCCGAGCCAAATGTAAGTTAATTATAATTGGTAGTAAGAGCACAATAGGATCTGttgttgaaattaaaagcTTCATTAAACTATTAGAAAATGAGGGTTGGATATATGACTTACCATCCAATTGTTTGACCACTTATAATTTTGCCCAAAACTTTGAAACAGGATTAGGAAATAGCATCACCGATAGCAATGGCGGTACAGTTATGGGACGTGGTGTAAACGTTACTAAAAAAGGATCgaaaaatattaccaaTACTAGTAATAACAGTAGCGTAAGAGAGCCTAGTGATACTGCTAATACCTCAACAACAAGCTCAAAAGACAGTGGCGTCATTTTATCCGCATCAGGTATGGACGACGAGAATTTCACTCGAGGTGAGAAGGAAGACAATACATCTAAACAAAGATATCATCCTACAAAGTTTAAAAAGAGCCAAACAGCTATAAAGAATATCACCAGCGAATCAAAATTTGTCCAAGACAAGGCAATTATCAAGCAAGCGTTAACGGAGTTGAAAAAAACCgaattcaaatgataacCATGATAGTTATTTACTACGTTAAGGACGATTTTGATTAAATTCGTTAAAAACGTGGGTGAGTTTTTACGTACAAACAATGTAGTATCAATTTCTATTAGATTATATTTGATCACATTAGGCTATGTAGCGGAGTGAAGTCGATCTACTGAAAAGCAAAAGCCTTTGAGCCGTTAGTAATAAAGCATCGCAGGCAAGTGTACAGAAAAGGCAGCAGTGGAGATCGAGAGATCCAATGATataacagaaaaaaaaaaaaaaaaaaaaaaaaaaaaaaagagaaagcCTAATATAGAAACAAATAAGTAAATAAAGCCTAATTGAATAGTAAATCGTAATTTAAAGCCTTCTGGAGGTTCTAAAGATGGAAATTCCCAACAGAATGATGAACAATGAACatatcaaattcaaacaaaATAGAAACAACCTTCATACATCCATGCATCACTCAGAATTGCCCACATGGCATTAAACTCTTCATAATTCTCGCGGAACAGCTGttcttgttgttgttgttgtcATCATCACCCATGAACATATCAGTACTGTTTTTGCCTGTCAACATGAATACCTGTGGTGACCACGTTTGCAGCTTTTGTAAGCAACTTTCTCTGCCACAGGAACTCTAAAGGCCCAATCGCTATCGGAACCAAACTCCCAAATAGTGTGAGCTAAAGTAGGTTCATAGCAAATGTGGTCACAGCTTGTTCCAGGTCTCTTACCACCCCAAAACTACTATAATTGAGTAACAAGAAGTTGCCTAAAATGTTGAAAAAGTTTCATCTCTGTAATTGTCGGTTCATCGTTTCCCGGTTTATACCCACCAAATAAGGAAAAATAACGATACCGAGATCGCATGATAACGCTACGCGATGACTTAGTGAAGGAAACCTTAGGATGGCTCTTAGACATGCACTGACCTACAAAAAGATTTTGTAAGTTTAACCTTAAAGTTGCCTGGAGAAAACCTGGAGATGGTAGTTTTTGCCAGATTTTAAAGTTTGCCAGTCGGTACGCTCTATATGTGTTCTAAGAATCTCTGAAGCAAACGTAAGTTTATGAGATGAGGTGTAGATTGGTTGAGTAAGAGCTAGTGGGGTCACAGTATTAGCCTAGAAAGACTAAGAAGTCAAAGAATAGTTTCCTGTGGGAGGCAAACATGGAGTGAACACTTTGATTTTTATGGATTACGAAATATCACCCTGTGCTAGTTTCTCCAATCGCAAGCCTGCTGTACGAAAAAGGATAATAGTGAGACTAAACGAGTTAAGGCAGAGCAAGGTGTGAAAAACCGGTAAGACTTGACAGTGTGGGACGTGGGCCTATGGGGAAACTCACATTTCACAATGCACATTATTACGAGAGGCGGAGAGTGTTGGCCGTACCAGCGCACGGGACTTTTTAACATTTGGTTTACGTAGTGACtagtaataacaatatatGCCAAACAACATATAGACAAGAAGAGCCTTGATCCgtgaatattttcttatttgaCGGAGTATggttatttcattattcttCAGTGTTCGTTTGCTTGTTCAAGAGGTTGTTATCTAGTTAAAGCATGAACAGAGACTAATGTTAATATGATTGGTTAAGGTTTATAGATTAAGGTTAATGTGTGATGCTTTACTCCgtattgttattttgtCTGTAAAATGTGTGGTGTTTTTGTTTACTAGTTGCTACTTTTGATAATTACTTATTTTATAGAGTTTTGTGTCTAATGCCTGTAATATCATACAAGCTGGATATGAACTTCGGACGAACTGAATACTATCTTTAGAAGGATAATGGATTGTCATTTGTGGTCAGTCATTgcttgaatttttttatcgTGATTGTAAGTTGTCCAATAATCACAAAGCGATATAAACAAGAATGTACAAATTCTAACACAATTTCATGCTTTTAACAATAAACATGAGAAATTATGTtatattcatcattatGAAGTGTATGATGAACTACTAACCCAGAAGGGTAGATAGAATCTTAAAACTCTCATTTTAACGGTCCAATTATCTTGATTATtatgaaataaaatgttaattataattagtCACCCAGCCAACCAATGTATACCGAATATTCGATGTTTCAATAGGCAGTTACTTATCTTATTTTTGTTTCCTACTGAAATCACAGCCTACATTTACACTTTCTATTGTATGCAATGCACgatatatttctaaatattaaCATTTTCTACAATAATTCATCCTTACATACTCTGCCACACAATAAGTTCCCACAAGCCAACTTGTCTGTTTTTGTAGTCgcttattatatttattgctttttttaccttatttatttatttctcCTTCCATCGTCTTTTAAACCGAAGGCCGATGATTAAGTGGCTCTTTGTTAAATTGATAGGTGCGTGCGTTTCTCAAGACCTCCATATGCTTTTACAagtataaatttaatttctaaatttaattaataatttagattaTACAACGTTGATTTCTAAGCAacatgttttttttttttctgaaaAATTGACATCATAATTGGTCTCTAAGATAGGATAACATTATTTTTCCGTTGTTATGGCCAGGAGGGAATTTCTGCTCCTGTAGTTATTTTTCCTATTGCATTTAATAACCCCTAcgattttaattttgatttctatatatatacttttcACGTTCCTTTAATGATAGCCTAACTACCACAGTCTGGGCTATGGGCTTTTTTAGGCAATTTAATAATCAAGATGGATTCGATTTGTTTACTGTagtattttctttattttgatGTTTAACGttctgttttattttttatttttatttttatttttatttttactttttttttttaaatttcacTAGACTTTCTTTTTAGGTGTTACTGATAAACTTAACCCTACGAGTTCTTCTCAGTTAATATCTAGGAGTATTTTTTACTTTGATGCATCAATAACTTTTtgctttttgttttttagtTCGCTCTGGATCCTCTCAGTCAGCTTCTGTGAGGTATATTTTGGGTCGGTATTAACCACCACTTGTTTAGCTGGTTGCAGCTGTTGAATACTATTGCAGATGATAGTGATGATGGTACTCATTCCTTCGCCGAAAATTCTCTGTAGTTGTGTTACTAGATTCAATCATATACCCATATCGGCAGATCTTCCAGATTTTGGATATTTCctgttaataatatctgGAGACCTTACAGGTATTTGAAACTTAACAAGATCGGGACACTCGTCCCAATATATTTCCTATCCTATCTTGGTTTGATGGTTCTTCATCTGTGTGACAACTAAACCCTTTAACCTTCAGTCTTTATGACCCGTTTTTTAAGAATTCCGAATACTGGATCTACTAGTATCAATTTATTGCACTCCTTTCCTGTGATGttcaatataatttcattatattaattgtaTACACCGTTCTTGTCATTTCCTTCGTGATCGATCAACAATTGAGActttttccaaattattattttgattgtgttattttttaagaaattttaaatttacatcaacattatcttcaatttGGCCATTTCTGCTTAACGAGGTGTGTGTATATATCGTAAAATagcattatttttacttcCCTTTGGCAACTTGGAACAGacgttttttttatttagcGATTAATTGTAC
The window above is part of the Henningerozyma blattae CBS 6284 chromosome 2, complete genome genome. Proteins encoded here:
- the DNA2 gene encoding bifunctional ATP-dependent DNA helicase/ssDNA endodeoxyribonuclease DNA2 (similar to Saccharomyces cerevisiae DNA2 (YHR164C); ancestral locus Anc_5.75) — protein: MDPLKNRKDRLNKKRLNNNAIIPNERPESDSKKSKKLVTRPSKKYKFAPINNTGMRRPTDGVLKTISVAKIRNTSNKATNSLNSKNDLTLLEYPKPAIKAVKSQSDSDIKSTTISAADINKSKKISAHTHSLTDLSRPDFAPSQEVIWNYQPPEKDISLQEPILESDGENELLVNITTDVEESINGKVPSTPGVPQYLRGALNFSTIDFNKNQSSPPRVIQPEKDNKINELNSATDRSEFLKQSYRDIDDILGDIKDNFPIETSPPPITRLQSSPSRNKINIQEQVVKNKLSLSSDNCIDDDDDSLIDILTQMNTDNSNVKQTTMNSNIPKEEPNILSSSISSHKSAVQPNISAEPAYISKNVIADSTLQAEFQLDNNQSAKSHNFEENSAQIHKATLNLISKGNSIKNTELAKSKNCNSNLSVENIDMLDSDDSLEDSLIGFLEERPRTQRLQTIPTLLQSQPNDNNHMNTISSTNESPDVNSELSEFAKCAVERKGVVRLVIKSIKELQLPKIGLQKILTCIDKDNKTVPVIVRSPWVICDYAEKDVIHIIEGKNIMNKRLLSDDKDPKTGLINDNILILNPDLLLSATTIGTAIDCQRRAVIQSLFKDSGGEPSLPMTIGNIVHELIQEGIKHKIQNNSITTKYLQNNLTSLLENNKFSILICNSSIDEVRKEIETNHLKNVYEFLDKCIDTINKGEPIPVSGSSKTERMAISNIIDIEENIWSPMYGIKGFLDATVEIRNAAGKTIAPFEIKTGKLRNISHEAQGFVYTMLLNDRYELPIEFCLLYYSRDSHMTKYPKILNHLKHLILSRNIVSTYLKYQLNELTNSRQFRMQLPPLPHSSKCEKCPIKQQCMVLDKLLGDNEFTMNSSLKEDYSLITNHLLENEHKYRTFFQYYNDLITKEESSISSLNKEMFLLDSKTRESLSGKCLSQLTVTGWTKNSDRQESYLYTFARSNSDKEHNFLSSHLVENDMVIISDENGHFCLSQGIVQNITNSMITILVRRSLLNNKRDQTNGSIGSNSIQSVFSIPVTQEEALQTLNAVTYRIDKNEVHQSLAIARFNLLNLFLPPVDASEFIEDPTSRKVRLIKPSEGGDLNMRRILVDDIEPRFTPMEHKPLVRYDKSLLSHFNEDQLTAIDKVMRTEDYSLILGMPGTGKTTVIATIIQILVAAGKSVLLTSYTHSAVDNIILKLKNIKKSQLVRLGSPNKIHPKVLKFIPAYENSETFNEIMNDINDKSIVATTSLGIGHLLFSMREKDFDYVILDEASQISMPVALGPLRYGKKFIMVGDHYQLPPLVKNEVARLGGLAKSPFEILCEKHPNAVINLTFQYRMNKDIMKLSNFLIYENKLKCGSEKIANQKLDIHFNLNETSKDSLKKYQTNKKENNWIREILEPERRVVFLNYDNCLDIQETSLNDSISNDGEVAIIKNIIDGKMIYDNGSYDKNDDIGIMALYRGQLGKLKKRFDDEKYHGLEILTVDQFQGRDKDLVVISMVRSNERLQGGQLLKELRRVNVAMSRAKCKLIIIGSKSTIGSVVEIKSFIKLLENEGWIYDLPSNCLTTYNFAQNFETGLGNSITDSNGGTVMGRGVNVTKKGSKNITNTSNNSSVREPSDTANTSTTSSKDSGVILSASGMDDENFTRGEKEDNTSKQRYHPTKFKKSQTAIKNITSESKFVQDKAIIKQALTELKKTEFK